AGCAGGTTGCGGCGGGTCTCCCCGGGTTCGAGGGTGAGGTCGTGGTCCCGGGCGAGGGCGACCAGCGTCTCCTCCTCGATCAGAGTGACCTGCCGGTCCTCGTGCGGGCGCGTGGAGTAGAGGCCGCGGCCGGTGGCGTACCGGTCGCCCTCGATGCCGTGGCCCGCGACGAGGACCGCCTCGTCCAGTTCCACCATCGCGGCCCCGGCGGTCTCGGCGGTGAAGATCCGCAGCAGCTCGCCCGTCCAGGTCATGGCGCTGTCACCCCGCCGGCGGCCAGGACGGCGCGCCCAGTTCGCGGGAGATCGCGCGAGCCGCCTCGCGGACCGCGCCGGGTACCGCGGGTCCGGCCGGCCAGTCGGTCATCGG
The window above is part of the Amycolatopsis thermoflava N1165 genome. Proteins encoded here:
- a CDS encoding MOSC domain-containing protein, which codes for MTWTGELLRIFTAETAGAAMVELDEAVLVAGHGIEGDRYATGRGLYSTRPHEDRQVTLIEEETLVALARDHDLTLEPGETRRNLLTRDVPLNHLVGKHFRVGGAVLFGGRLNVPCRYLENLLGKPVFAPLANRSGLNCRIVTGGTIRPGDRMVPA